The Populus nigra chromosome 19, ddPopNigr1.1, whole genome shotgun sequence genome includes a window with the following:
- the LOC133679739 gene encoding auxin-responsive protein SAUR24-like, with protein MMAIRLPRILQVKQNILRGSSAAKDVRKGYIAVYVGEEEKKRFVIPVSYLNQPSFRDLLSKAEEEFGFEHPMGGLTIPCREDIIIDFTSSLKD; from the exons ATGATGGCTATTCGCTTGCCCCGTATTCTTCAAGTTAAGCAAAATATTCTTCGAGGATCATCTGCGGCTAAAGATGTCCGAAAAGGCTACATTGCAGTATATgttggagaagaagagaagaaaagatttGTGATTCCAGTATCATACTTGAACCAACCTTCATTTCGGGACCTACTAAGTAAAGCTGAAGAAGAATTTGGATTCGAACATCCAATGG GTGGCCTTACGATCCCTTGTCGAGAAGACATCATTATCGATTTCACCTCTAGCTTGAAGGACTAA
- the LOC133679751 gene encoding auxin-induced protein 6B-like, whose amino-acid sequence MSKCNKIRHIVRIQQMLKRWRRKARVTAGATSSRTAAAPSDVPVGHVAICVGASCKRFVVRATYLNHPIFKNLLVEAEEVYGFKNTGPLTIPCDEAVFEEIIRVVSISDPIQSGRFLNLDEIKRCCHVGLRGNIELLGESAPLLHG is encoded by the coding sequence ATGTCCAAGTGCAACAAAATCCGGCACATTGTGAGAATCCAGCAAATGCTTAAACGGTGGCGTAGGAAGGCAAGAGTCACAGCAGGAGCAACAAGTTCACGTACTGCTGCTGCCCCATCTGATGTCCCAGTTGGCCACGTGGCAATCTGTGTAGGAGCCAGTTGCAAAAGGTTTGTTGTACGAGCGACGTACCTTAACCATCCCATCTTCAAAAACTTGCTCGTGGAAGCCGAGGAAGTGTACGGCTTCAAAAACACCGGGCCGTTAACTATCCCGTGTGACGAGGCTGTCTTCGAAGAGATCATCCGGGTCGTGTCGATATCCGACCCGATCCAATCGGGTCGGTTTTTAAACCTTGATGAAATTAAGAGATGCTGCCACGTGGGATTGAGGGGGAATATTGAGCTTTTGGGTGAATCAGCGCCGTTGCTTCATGGTTAG
- the LOC133680250 gene encoding transcription initiation factor TFIID subunit 14b-like isoform X1, which yields MSKPEENTEKKESAQILNKKLKDVEISIPIVYGNIAFWLGKKSNEYQSHKWTIYVRGATNEDLGVVIKRAVFQLHSSFNNPTRVIEAPPFELSEAGWGEFEIAITLYFHSDVCDKPLNLYHHLKLYPEDEPGTVSIKKPVVVESYDEIVFPEPSEGFLARVQSHPAVNLPRLPAGFTLPPPMLVEDTSKRKRGDTKDNPLAQWFMKFSEADKLLQLAAARQQVQAHIAKLRRQISLINGQDQHLKSPSNQ from the exons ATGAGCAAACCTGAAGAGAACACTGAAAAGAAG gAATCGGCACAGATTTTGAACAAGAAGCTCAAAGATGTCGAAATCAGCATTCCAATAGTTTATGGCAACATAGCATTCTGGCTTGGAAAAAAGTCTAACGA gTATCAATCTCATAAGTGGACTATATATGTACGTGGGGCCACTAACGAGGATCTTGGTGTAGTGATAAAGCGAGCTGTTTTTCAGCTTCATTCTAGTTTCAATAATCCTACAAGAGTCATTGAGGCACCTCCTTTTGAGTTATCAGAAGCAGGCTGGGGTGAATTTGAGATTGCCATTACACTGTATTTTCACAGTGATGTGTGTGATAAGCCTTTGAACCT ATATCATCATTTGAAGTTGTACCCAGAAGATGAACCTGGCACCGTGTCAATTAAGAAGCCCGTTGTTGTAGAATCATATGATGAGATCGTATTCCCGGAGCCTTCAGAGGGTTTCTTAGCTCGTGTACAGAGTCATCCAGCTGTCAATCTACCCAGATTACCTGCTGGTTTTACTTTGCCTCCTCCTA TGCTGGTTGAAGATACAAGTAAAAGGAAGAGAGGAGACACTAAAGATAATCCTCTAGCCCAGTGGTTTATGAAATTCTCTGAAGCAGATAAGCTGCTGCAGCTTGCTGCAGCTCGTCAGCAG GTGCAGGCTCATATAGCAAAACTTCGACGGCAAATAAGCTTGATAAATGGGCAGGATCAACATTTGAAATCTCCCTCCAACCAGTGA
- the LOC133680252 gene encoding auxin-responsive protein SAUR21-like — MAIRLTGSLAKQIFRRSSKSFDVPKGFVAVYVGETEKKRFVVPVSYLNQPIFQDLLSKAEEEFGFDHPMGGLTIPCREDTFIHVASSLSRS; from the coding sequence ATGGCAATTCGTTTAACTGGAAGCCTTGCCAAGCAAATTTTCCGCCGATCTTCAAAATCTTTTGATGTGCCAAAAGGTTTCGTGGCAGTATACGTTGGGGAGACCGAAAAGAAGCGATTTGTGGTTCCAGTATCCTATCTGAACCAGCCTATATTTCAAGATTTGCTAAGTAAAGCTGAAGAAGAGTTTGGCTTTGATCATCCAATGGGTGGTTTGACAATTCCTTGTAGAGAAGATACTTTCATCCATGTCGCTTCAAGCTTGAGCAGATCATGA
- the LOC133680250 gene encoding transcription initiation factor TFIID subunit 14b-like isoform X3 produces MSKPEENTEKKESAQILNKKLKDVEISIPIVYGNIAFWLGKKSNEYQSHKWTIYVRGATNEDLGVVIKRAVFQLHSSFNNPTRVIEAPPFELSEAGWGEFEIAITLYFHSDVCDKPLNLYHHLKLYPEDEPGTVSIKKPVVVESYDEIVFPEPSEGFLARVQSHPAVNLPRLPAGFTLPPPMLVEDTSKRKRGDTKDNPLAQWFMKFSEADKLLQLAAARQQG; encoded by the exons ATGAGCAAACCTGAAGAGAACACTGAAAAGAAG gAATCGGCACAGATTTTGAACAAGAAGCTCAAAGATGTCGAAATCAGCATTCCAATAGTTTATGGCAACATAGCATTCTGGCTTGGAAAAAAGTCTAACGA gTATCAATCTCATAAGTGGACTATATATGTACGTGGGGCCACTAACGAGGATCTTGGTGTAGTGATAAAGCGAGCTGTTTTTCAGCTTCATTCTAGTTTCAATAATCCTACAAGAGTCATTGAGGCACCTCCTTTTGAGTTATCAGAAGCAGGCTGGGGTGAATTTGAGATTGCCATTACACTGTATTTTCACAGTGATGTGTGTGATAAGCCTTTGAACCT ATATCATCATTTGAAGTTGTACCCAGAAGATGAACCTGGCACCGTGTCAATTAAGAAGCCCGTTGTTGTAGAATCATATGATGAGATCGTATTCCCGGAGCCTTCAGAGGGTTTCTTAGCTCGTGTACAGAGTCATCCAGCTGTCAATCTACCCAGATTACCTGCTGGTTTTACTTTGCCTCCTCCTA TGCTGGTTGAAGATACAAGTAAAAGGAAGAGAGGAGACACTAAAGATAATCCTCTAGCCCAGTGGTTTATGAAATTCTCTGAAGCAGATAAGCTGCTGCAGCTTGCTGCAGCTCGTCAGCAG GGATGA
- the LOC133679925 gene encoding auxin-responsive protein SAUR24-like yields the protein MAIRFPSVLAKKIPRQSSSKSLDVQKGFIAVYVGEADKKRFLVPVSYLNQPLFRDLLCKAEEEFGFDHPMGGLTIPCDEETFLDVTSSLSRS from the coding sequence ATGGCAATTCGTTTTCCTAGTGTTCTTGCCAAGAAAATCCCCCGTCAATCTTCATCCAAGTCTTTGGATGTACAGAAAGGTTTCATAGCGGTATATGTTGGGGAAGCTGACAAGAAGAGATTTCTGGTTCCAGTTTCCTATTTGAACCAGCCTTTGTTTCGGGATTTGCTATGTAAAGCTGAGGAGGAGTTCGGTTTTGATCATCCAATGGGTGGTTTAACGATTCCCTGCGACGAAGAGACTTTCCTTGATGTCACTTCTAGCTTGAGTAGATCATAA
- the LOC133680251 gene encoding protein SMALL AUXIN UP-REGULATED RNA 12-like produces MTPLSLSISHYLFFSLPLTFFINTTITLQSSHHHHHLLLPTLISLYHSPFLTTHLKLQMAIRKSQKLPQTAVLKQILKRCSSLGKKHGYDDDGLPLDVPKGHFAVYVGENRSRYIVPISFLSHPEFQFLLQRAEEEFGFDHDMGLTIPCEEVVFRSLTSMLR; encoded by the coding sequence ATGACCCCTCTCTCCCTATCTATCTCACACtacctcttcttctctctccccCTTACCTTCTTCATAAATACCACCATCACCCTCCAATCCTCCCATCACCACCATCACCTTTTACTTCCAACTCTTATCTCTCTTTACCATTCACCCTTTCTCACCACTCATCTCAAACTCCAAATGGCCATTAGAAAATCACAGAAACTACCTCAAACAGCCGTCCTTAAGCAGATTCTCAAGAGATGCTCAAGCTTGGGCAAGAAACACGGCTATGATGATGATGGCCTCCCACTTGACGTACCAAAAGGTCACTTTGCTGTGTATGTTGGTGAAAACAGGAGTAGATACATTGTTCCAATCTCATTCTTGAGCCACCCTGAGTTTCAATTCTTGCTTCAACGAGCAGAAGAGGAATTTGGTTTTGATCATGATATGGGCCTTACTATCCCTTGTGAAGAAGTGGTTTTTCGATCTCTAACATCAATGCTCAGGTGA
- the LOC133679924 gene encoding auxin-induced protein 15A-like yields the protein MAIRLLGFLAKQSLRRPVSCANKAASKSSDVPKGFLAVYVGETEKKRFVVPVSYLNQASFQDLLSKAEEEFGFDHPMGGLTIPCAEDTFLDVTSSLSRL from the coding sequence ATGGCTATTCGTTTGCTTGGTTTTCTGGCTAAACAAAGCCTCCGGCGGCCTGTTTCATGCGCCAATAAAGCAGCTTCAAAGTCTTCAGATGTTCCAAAAGGTTTCCTAGCAGTTTACGTTGGGGAAACTGAGAAGAAGCGATTTGTGGTTCCAGTATCATATTTGAACCAGGCTTCATTTCAAGATTTGCTAAGTAAAGCTGAAGAGGAGTTTGGTTTTGATCATCCAATGGGTGGATTGACTATTCCCTGTGCGGAAGATACTTTCCTTGATGTAACTTCTAGCTTGAGTAGATTATAA
- the LOC133680202 gene encoding uncharacterized protein LOC133680202 — MAVPIFTVKVHISCCSRCTQRAKEKLQKIKGVNSITIDTAKDLVIVSGSVEPAVILEKFAEWGKKAELFSFQKEPMESGGGHDKDKTNLNKNYYRKSDSVPGAVPANRFLHDNPNMYVARDSKKGKWCWLGKIIFGNKPRARSLVAKAHADNKWQAPRIPMNEFGSSKPIYGNQLAMHGFGSSQPFYGSQLPMDQFGSSRPFNGSHFNRPSMDGRPRQPVPPQPMYMPRPPFLPPYGGMQGAAAAPSHSVNPMIHYTSYDDNYRHW; from the exons ATGGCTGTCCCT attttcacCGTGAAAGTGCATATCAGTTGCTGTTCAAGATGTACGCAGAGAGCCAAGGAAAAGTTGCAGAaaatcaaag GGGTGAATTCCATCACCATCGACACAGCAAAAGATTTGGTGATCGTTTCCGGCAGTGTTGAGCCTGCGGTAATTCTAGAGAAGTTCGCTGAGTGGGGGAAAAAGGCAGaacttttttcctttcaaaaagaACCCATGGAGAGTGGCGGTGGCCACGACAAGGATAAaactaatttgaataaaaattattataggaAGAGTGATTCGGTTCCCGGCGCAGTACCCGCCAACAGGTTTTTGCATGATAACCCTAACATGTACGTCGCGAGAGACAGCAAGAAGGGTAAATGGTGTTGGCTTGGTAAAATAATATTCGGAAACAAACCGAGGGCTAGATCTTTGGTTGCAAAAGCTCATGCTGACAATAAGTGGCAGGCTCCAAGGATACCTATGAATGAATTTGGATCATCAAAGCCAATATATGGAAACCAATTAGCTATGCATGGATTTGGATCCTCACAGCCATTTTATGGTAGCCAATTACCTATGGATCAATTTGGATCCTCGAGACCATTTAATGGAAGCCATTTCAATAGACCATCGATGGATGGAAGACCAAGACAACCGGTGCCTCCACAACCAATGTATATGCCAAGGCCACCATTCTTACCCCCATATGGGGGGATGCAGGGGGCGGCAGCTGCACCGTCGCACTCGGTCAATCCCATGATCCACTACACAAGTTATGACGATAATTATCGTCATTGGTGA
- the LOC133679736 gene encoding indole-3-acetic acid-induced protein ARG7-like encodes MAIRLPGPAKQSLRRSFSTANKASSKYLDVPKGFLAVYVGETEKKRFVVPVSYLNQPSFQDLLSKAEEEFGFDHPMGGLTIPCAEETFLHVTSSLSRF; translated from the coding sequence ATGGCCATTCGGTTGCCTGGTCCGGCTAAACAAAGTCTCCGTAGGTCTTTCTCGACAGCAAATAAAGCTTCATCAAAGTATTTGGATGTACCGAAAGGTTTCCTAGCTGTTTATGTGGGAGAAACCGAGAAGAAGAGATTTGTGGTTCCAGTTTCCTATTTGAACCAGCCTTCATTTCAAGACTTGCTAAGTAAGGCTGAGGAGGAATTCGGCTTTGATCATCCAATGGGTGGTTTAACCATTCCTTGTGCCGAAGAGACTTTCCTTCATGTCACCTCTAGCTTGAGTAGATTCTAA
- the LOC133680250 gene encoding transcription initiation factor TFIID subunit 14b-like isoform X2, which translates to MSKPEENTEKKESAQILNKKLKDVEISIPIVYGNIAFWLGKKSNEYQSHKWTIYVRGATNEDLGVVIKRAVFQLHSSFNNPTRVIEAPPFELSEAGWGEFEIAITLYFHSDVCDKPLNLYHHLKLYPEDEPGTVSIKKPVVVESYDEIVFPEPSEGFLARVQSHPAVNLPRLPAGFTLPPPMLVEDTSKRKRGDTKDNPLAQWFMKFSEADKLLQLAAARQQAHIAKLRRQISLINGQDQHLKSPSNQ; encoded by the exons ATGAGCAAACCTGAAGAGAACACTGAAAAGAAG gAATCGGCACAGATTTTGAACAAGAAGCTCAAAGATGTCGAAATCAGCATTCCAATAGTTTATGGCAACATAGCATTCTGGCTTGGAAAAAAGTCTAACGA gTATCAATCTCATAAGTGGACTATATATGTACGTGGGGCCACTAACGAGGATCTTGGTGTAGTGATAAAGCGAGCTGTTTTTCAGCTTCATTCTAGTTTCAATAATCCTACAAGAGTCATTGAGGCACCTCCTTTTGAGTTATCAGAAGCAGGCTGGGGTGAATTTGAGATTGCCATTACACTGTATTTTCACAGTGATGTGTGTGATAAGCCTTTGAACCT ATATCATCATTTGAAGTTGTACCCAGAAGATGAACCTGGCACCGTGTCAATTAAGAAGCCCGTTGTTGTAGAATCATATGATGAGATCGTATTCCCGGAGCCTTCAGAGGGTTTCTTAGCTCGTGTACAGAGTCATCCAGCTGTCAATCTACCCAGATTACCTGCTGGTTTTACTTTGCCTCCTCCTA TGCTGGTTGAAGATACAAGTAAAAGGAAGAGAGGAGACACTAAAGATAATCCTCTAGCCCAGTGGTTTATGAAATTCTCTGAAGCAGATAAGCTGCTGCAGCTTGCTGCAGCTCGTCAGCAG GCTCATATAGCAAAACTTCGACGGCAAATAAGCTTGATAAATGGGCAGGATCAACATTTGAAATCTCCCTCCAACCAGTGA